In Sebastes umbrosus isolate fSebUmb1 chromosome 15, fSebUmb1.pri, whole genome shotgun sequence, the genomic window TCATGCAAATGAATCGCCTTTTGAGGCCTTTGCCATGCTGAAAAAGTTGTTCAACTTGTcacacttatcagacgcggtGAAAAATGTAAGTATTTTAATGGTCTCGGGcttgggtgttgcaaaatggctcgctagcgacccctagaaagttggaaaaattgagcccctcgctccggtttcacctacatgtatgaaatttggcgggcagatgtaacatgtggagacacacaaaaaagcctcttggaggtttgcccaaaactcaacaggaagtcagccactTTTAATTCAATGTGCGATTTTCAaccatttttagcgttttataggctgtgtactttaacaaactcctccagatttaatcagatcgacttgaaatttggtcaggaccatcttaagaccttaagggtgaaaagttattcaaatggtgagttttcacagAACGGCATGACCGTGGCGTGGctgccattttgagccatttgccatgaaacaggaagttgttgtaacttcactgtacatagtccgatctgccccaaatttctcatgcatgATAAGGGGTCCAGTCCTGAAGACATGTACATGTCCACATTGAGTCACACTCATAGGGCcccctactgacaacaggaaattaCATGTTTTCTAATTTAATGTACTCCTCCTAGCAGGTTGACCAGATCCACCTCAAATGTGGTCAGAAAAGCCTTAAGACCTTGATGATGCATTTTTGTGAAGACTGTGAGTTTTCGTTGAACGGCGTTGCCGTGGCATTGCGGCCATTTGGCGTgattcgccaagaaacaggaagttgttgtaacttcaaCATACTTTGTCAAATCTGCTCCAGCTTTCTCAGCCATGACGTTGGTCCAGTCCTGAGGTCATTTTCATGTCGATATAGATTCATAGCCCtaccccaagacgttagccacgccccctttcataactcatgaaccgtttgtcgtagagtcttgtgggaggtgtcatatcactcagcagagagtgcctgttaagttggtaccattatccccgccccctacacattagccacgcccccttttataactcatgaaccgtttgtcgtagagtcttgtggcaggcGTCATTGCGCTCGTCAGAGTTCCGGTTTCATTGTGCCTGGCCGCGTCAGTCAGCATCCCGCCAGTACCCACAACGCGCGGGAAGGTGCAAGGACCCGTACATCACTGCTCGCAGCTTTAGTTTTCAATTGGGATTCAAAACGGATTGCTGACCTTGAAAGAACTCAACAAGAGCTACGACTCTTACCAAAtaaaagtttattcaagtgtgctattagtaaacttattttaagctatacttttagtttactttttatgtactcatcagagatatacttaagtatacttagcttatacagacaagtatacagaaaagtcaaagtatacttggcttatacttgtacttaatctttgatcgagatatacttaagaaaagtataatgaagtattcttgccttataggccgaCAGAAGAGTATACTTGACCCacagttgtgcttactttttgattaaagtagcctattaaagtgtgagagagtttgtaaacaaatattttgatatgaatttacttcaattcatcaggaattttctacatttttgaattctccgttcaccgtggaggcatgtgagaaagatttctacagtatatactatatacatatacagtatagataTCTATAGAGGAGAATATATTGAAAAACAACCAGCTTCTCATGTTTGTTGAAcaaaaccagtggtggaaagtaaataagaatacatttactcaagtactgtaattGAGTAtacttttgaggtactttacttattatttccattttatgctactttcttcttcttctattcaAATATTGTACTTCTTTACTCCTACATTTATTCGATACCTTTTGCTACCAGTTACTTAGAACAGTAGTTACAGATTCTGATtaataatgcaaaatataatcaacaaataaaccataatatattattatggaTACGTTACATTTATTTAGCAGATACTTTATCCAAAGCGACTTACATTAAGTGCATTCAGCCATTTGGGTACAGCCCCAAAAAGTGCAAGAATCATGCAAAGCAGcctcacagcagttcatgaaaaagTTGCAAAATTGAGTTGTGttcatagacacaaatttcccttttttttgtgacgctcagcacgactttaaGCAACgtatttttcttgctttttcctacgaatgtctagcaacttggacacacgtgtcaatttcctctccagtcttttcaaaataaatctacttagttaggtttaggaatagattgacttggttaggtttaggcagcacaactacttagttagctttaggaaaagatcgtggttttggttaaaataactccagaagtgccataacttaagtgacaaataaatcagctttGACTTGTAGTTTAACACGGGACACcagcagcggtctcctgggtaaaatCCTGTGCTTTTCGAGCCCACCCATCTACCCTCTATCCTCCATATGCTGCGTTCGCCACTCGGTATACtttccggttcacaattacgtggattacatacaaattgatttcttgCTGACcatcctgaaaaaaaatgaggaatttGTGTACAAGAATcaatacattttgtgactacttcacgaactgctgtgcaactgggtTGCATTAACATATAAGCAACATTAAGCTATTTTCTCACAGATCCACGGCATAACAGTTTCACACGGCAGGTCATTCCACTCAGGGGTTTCAGCTCTGATATGTGCACAGTCCTCTCCACCCAACTTTGGATTTCCACCACCATTATTCGGCTCGTTCAACGCCCAGTTCCTAACAGGTTAATGAACAAAGAATCATGATACTGTAAATCTCTGACACAAATACAGTTCCTCAGAGGCACATAATGCTCTCTAGGTTGATACTCGTGTCATATCTGCAGGGAATTGTTGGTCTAAGAACGCAGGACTGCACTTTGTAACACAAGCTGTAACACTGCAACATACTCAAAGGGGAAAAACAACCAAATGACGAGTACGTCATTATTGAGAAAAGAGGAAGGACCAATTTTTATGTCGTCTCTACTTCAGTGTGAAAAGTTCAAATTAGGAGTTGAAGAAGTACCTGCTAaccatttgttttaacaccagttTACCCGAATGACAAAAGAAGTTTCTCACTCTTCTCTAGTGGTATTAAGACATGCAGATGTTGTGATAGTTTATTACCAGTTGACAGTCTTCATTGAAGTAAACTGCGCGCTGCACAAATAGCAACAATGTTGCCACAACTACTAGTGAAGCGTTAGAGCTGTTTCTATAATTGCATAAACAAGCAATTCCCCATGATAATTTACCTTACATGGATATCACTTTGCAGACTAATTGTTCTGTTTCTGGCTTATCAATGGTTTAAAATTATTACATCACAGAAATAAATTACTCCTCCACTGAGGAAAACaggatttcattaaaaaaaaaacattactgagGACAGTCAATCTGAAAATggtgtatattttctttagttattttttattatctgaAATCTGCAGTTTTAGAAACGTTAAAAGTTCAGCATTAGAAGAAACCGCTTGAGTTGAGTCATATTGTATGATCTATAAtaaatctatctatatatatttaaataaattatagtAACATAAAATTATGGctgtatatttctatattaaatATCAATGTAAAGGCTTACTTCAGAATCAGTGGAGTTCCATCGATCCATTTCCAGGTCCCCTCCACATCTTTGTCATTCAAACCAATCCAAGTCATTTTCTTGGTGAGCCCAGCAACAAACGTCTGTTCAACATAAAGAAACCCAcattatattttagttttaacCACAATATGTGCAGTTTACGTATTTATCTGaacatgaagaagaaaagaacatATTTTGTTTACGTTGTCCACAGTGAGATTaagttattattaatttgtttatatatactgggggaaaaaagttcggaaacttgtgtttgatggattatttctctgttgttacaatgctaattggcattgtattttacatggttggaaagcctgtttatttaccttcgcaatgatgtccaacttgtaaggatcatgcatttgtgggatgagcagcacagctgattatgtgggtagcgcccaagaaaaatttgccaaaatgctctgccaatgtaaacagtgtattctcctgttggtattgactcttgttttgagttgtatGGTGGATTAGATACTTattccatacgcagccacaacagcctggcacctcctcctcatgctggtcaccagcCTGgccacacgttgctgtgggatggcgttccattcctcaaccaggattggttgcaggtcagccagcgtggttgtgttggtcactctaacacgtacagcacgcccaagctgatcccacaagtgttcaattgggttgaggtctgtaCTCTTGCTAGGcctttccattctctctactcccacattgtggaggtagtctgtgataaccctggctctgtgggggcgagcgttgtcatcttggaggatgaagttaggtgccagattgtggagatatgggatcgccactggctgcagaatctcatcccaatatctccctgcattgagatggccttcagtgatgacaagccttgttttgccagtgagggagatgccgccccacaccatgacactgccccaagcaaaagctgttactccatcggtgcaacaatcaacATAGcattctccgcgtcgtctccatactttgatcctgccatccaactttggcagacagaacctggactcatcactgaacatgacattcccccacatgttcaggttccattgtctgtgttgttgacaccagcgcaaacgggcccgacggtgaagggcagtcattgcaggcttcctggtagccttatgagaatacactatttaccattggcagagcattttggctgatttttcttgggcgcaactcacataatcagctgtgctgctcatcccacaaatgcatgatccttacaagttggacatcattgcgaaggtaaataaacaggctttccaacgatgtaaaatacaatgccaattagcattgtaacaacagagaaataatccaccaaacacaagtttccaaactttttttccccagtttatatgGGTTAATTGAATACATACAACAACCCTGTCTCTTAAATATCACGTTCCCATACAGCTGAACTGCAAATTACGTTTTCTCTCCAGAAATatgatttataaaataaattatttttagaaaaatggtaaaaaaaaaaatatatatatttcaatatcAATTTGcaaacacgcacatacacaaagacacactgcACCTGCTCTTTAGCGCTTTCAATCATCACCAGATCGGCTCCTCTGTTTCTGCAGTACTCTCTGCCTTTATCCCAGGAACCACTCCAAACAGAGAGGAGGTAACAGGCTGAACTGAACTTCGTCCATCCTGGTGGACACATTTTATCTGCAAGATACAAACAAGATTCAATACAGATCAACAAGACTCAAtcaagctgtcaatcatgatgtctcatcccctttttattatagcatcaaataactaattaaagtCAAACTTaccagaaaaattaacacttgaacatacatcagcgtgataagaactactaactaaaatgacagaaaccatctttggaaaagatttatttgacgtgtactttgactttttagtttggcccatgtcccatctgctaacatggaggggggtgggatttatgagctatactgcagccagccaccagggggcgagccagatgttttggcttcacttttggggagctgtcatgtcgtccatctttatatatactgtagagtctagggctgtgtattagcaaaaatctggcgatatgatatattgcgatttattgcgatactgtaagtaaggcaatatattgtgattttttaaaatctaattttaggaaaactgtcatagtataaagaacacaccaccatatgcataaaatctgagtaaaacaagtttactttttttctgcaatcagaacagtgggatctgcatttgaattatttatcacagtccctgtaaaatccaacatcatGGCACTACTTTGAGATGGCACATACATTTAGAGGGCACATCTCTATGCAAATGACATAAAggattgactgagttaatctttgcatgtaaactattaattcaaaatgaatgcaCTCACTCTCTTTGAACAAACTCTGAAGCCTGTCCAACTCTTTAGCCATTTCCGTGAGGCTGGCGTTCAGCAggtctctctctgcagacacaGAGGACAGCTTGTAATCGCTGGCCTGGAGACGCTCAGTCAGGTTGTCTTTGATAGTAGAGAGATCTGAAGCTGAACAACGAAGTACACCTAAAATTAATCAAGATACATTTCTCAGAAACTCAAAACACCTTCTGCATTTATGTCTATAATGTATTGCACAAGACTACATTTCCGTATTTTGCCCCATGATTGTGATCACACTTAACCAACATATCAAAGATCTGTGGGTTTATCACAGTAGAGATGCAACATGCCTCTGCTGCATATGTCTTTAATGATActcctgttaaaaaaaaagctaaaaagttGATACTGGATAAATGCTATGATGACGATCTGCACCAAATTCAATTTTAATACGCCACCGAAATGAAATGAGCCCTTGTTTTGTTGATTTGGCTGTTTGGTTTTTATTTAATGTCAAAAGATTGAAAACAAAACTGCTTTAAAAGAGCAAAATGTAAATGGGAAAAATGAGAAAAGACAGACAAATCAAACAAACGAAAGTGAAaaaatatggaggacggaacgaaataaagaaaaaattaataaattaataaatgactcaataaatagataaatatgtcattaaatgtagcaaaataatattaaaaataaatgtagcttttaattaatttccctTATTTATATACTCctttttaatttccccttttatttatttatgtatttattttttacatttttaaatgtatttatttatgtatgtatttattttttaagggaaattgtgcataaataaataaatgaatgaatgaatgaataaataaataaatacacacatttaaaaataagtattaaataaataaataaatgcaaaaataaataaataaatcaaagtaaatgcaaaaataaatacatttaaagattaatttaaaaaaacatgaataaataaaaaggaaaattaaatgaagacaaaataaataacggaattaatacaaagttaaataaataaagaagcaaattaaaacaaatatcaatttatgtcacattttaacaattaattaatggctacatttatttttaatattgtttttgttgcatttaatgatatatttatttatttatcgagtcatttattaatatatatttacatattattatttttttttaatttggcagGTTCGATCCTAACAGTGATACATATATCTAGGGAAAACATGTACATCTTCTAGAGTAGAAGGATGCTCCTATAAGCACAAGTTCAGTCTGACTTTATCTTGTGAATGTGATTTAGACTCACAGTGGACACGGAGGCCGATGAGTCCAGCCAGCAGGAAAACACTCAGCAGCCCCAGACAGAGATCAACAGCTCTACAAAATCTTTTCTCTGAGCTCCTGGGACCTGAACACAGAAAAATACAGTCAATAGTGATCAGATGATGATACATAGACTAACTGAACACTCTTACCTGTTGGATTGGTCGAAGGTCCTGGGTCAACAGACGTGTCATATTTAACATCGGCGTAGATTTCTTCCATCGCTCATGAGAATGACAACTATTTCCTAGAAAACAGCTGTCAGCACAGACTACATGTAAATGCTGAAAAAAGAGGAAGTCACAAATTTCTGAGGTGATGAGAATATCTTGTACAAAAAACATCCACCACtaacactatttttttttgtaagtacATCCGTGTAATGGCACACATGAACACTCTTAGTCTAAAGTTATTTAACAGGAGCTACGACTCTTACCAAATaaaagtttattcaagtatgttattagtatacttattaaaacttaaaataagagagtatactttcagtttactttgtaagtacttatcagagatatacgtaagtatacttagcttatacaggcaagtatacagaaaaatctacttggcttatacttgtacttaatcttttgatcgagatatacctacgaaaagtataatgaagtattcttgccttataggccgatagaaaagtatacttgacttgcagttgtgcttactttttgatgaaaatagcctattaaagtgtgtgagagtttgtaaacaaatattttgatatgaatttacttcaattcatcaggAATACATTTTTGGATTCTccattcaccgtggaggcatgtgagaaagatttctacagtatatactgtatacgtaTACAGTATAGATATCTATAGAGGAGAATATATTGAAAAACAACCAGCTTTTCATGCTAGTTTAAcaaaaccagtg contains:
- the LOC119503327 gene encoding CD209 antigen-like protein E; this translates as MEEIYADVKYDTSVDPGPSTNPTGPRSSEKRFCRAVDLCLGLLSVFLLAGLIGLRVHCVLRCSASDLSTIKDNLTERLQASDYKLSSVSAERDLLNASLTEMAKELDRLQSLFKENKMCPPGWTKFSSACYLLSVWSGSWDKGREYCRNRGADLVMIESAKEQTFVAGLTKKMTWIGLNDKDVEGTWKWIDGTPLILKNWALNEPNNGGGNPKLGGEDCAHIRAETPEWNDLPCETVMPWICEKIA